Proteins from a genomic interval of Helicoverpa zea isolate HzStark_Cry1AcR chromosome 13, ilHelZeax1.1, whole genome shotgun sequence:
- the LOC124636100 gene encoding uncharacterized protein LOC124636100, producing MDETDLNVILSKVDESDLDIVIVSLICEEEERMEKQQTKKNRKIWVHDIPYSRYEEGEYHTLLPRLKNDQKRFHTYLRMSQNRFDDLLQIMKPLIEKQDTFFRKAINVEERLMVTIRFLATGHSFKTIAKSFRLGYTTVQEIVHTTCVALWEGLSKIVMPIPDEQKWMNIAKEFYEKWNYPNCIGALDGEHIEIFAPPNSGSLFFNYNSFQLYYLL from the exons ATGGATGAAACTGATTTGAATGTTATTTTGAGTAAGGTGGACGAAAGTGACTTGGATATTGTAATAGTATCTTTGATTtgtgaagaagaagaaagaatggaaaaacagcaaacaaaaaagaatagaAAAATATGGGTTCATGACATTCCGTATTCACGATATGAAGAAGGGGAATATCATACACTTTTGCCGCGGCTTAAAAATGATCAGAAAAGGTTTCACACATACTTAAGAATGTCTCAAAATAGATTTGATGACTTGTTACAAATTATGAAGCCCCTTATAGAAAAACAGGATACATTTTTCCGAAAAGCGATAAATGTGGAAGAAAGACTCATGGTTACAATCag GTTCCTTGCTACTGGACATTCGTTCAAGACCATCGCAAAATCTTTTCGTTTGGGTTATACAACCGTGCAAGAAATTGTACATACTACTTGTGTAGCTTTGTGGGAAGGGTTGTCCAAAATAGTCATGCCCATTCCAGATGAACAGAAATGGATGAACATTGCAAAAGAATTTTACGAAAAATGGAACTATCCCAACTGTATTGGTGCACTAGATGGGGAGCACATAGAAATTTTCGCGCCACCGAATAGTGGctcactattttttaattacaattctTTTCAATTGTACTACTTGCTCTAG
- the LOC124636101 gene encoding uncharacterized protein LOC124636101: MAFDEEKLIMLVSQYPEIYDHQNEHYMNSLRKNNIWREIGEEMGVSNIVCKEKWKSLRDSYHRNIKNRKSKSGAGATKNKKWKFDRQMEFLIPYLHERTTKDNFENADTSDNSLPELMANSPEPTSSASSTMHKCVTARKKNQTQPTQQLSVASALQNYLASRPTPTALESGDPIHSFLKLWQIPSKPCLQTYSSRQKKSL; the protein is encoded by the exons ATGGCTTTCGACGAAGAGAAATTAATTATGTTAGTCAGTCAGTATCCTGAGATATATGATCATCAAAATGAACATTATATGAATTCTCTTAGGAAAAACAACATTTGGAGGGAAATTGGCGAGGAAATGGGAGTATCAA aTATTGTGTGCAAAGAAAAATGGAAATCTTTGAGAGACAGTTATCATCGAAATATTAAAAATCGAAAATCGAAGAGTGGAGCTGGtgccacaaaaaataaaaaatggaagTTCGATCGTCAAATGGAGTTTTTAATACCATATTTGCATGAGAGGACAACAAAAGATAACTTTGAAAATGCTGACACAAGCGACAATTCTCTCCCAGAGCTAATGGCGAACTCTCCTGAGCCTACTTCATCGGCGTCATCAACGATGCACAAATGTGTTACTGCGAGGAAGAAGAACCAAACACAGCCGACACAACAGCTTTCGGTAGCCAGTGCTCTACAGAATTATTTAGCTTCACGGCCAACACCAACAGCATTGGAATCTGGAGATCCaattcattcatttttaaaGCTATGGCAGATACCGTCAAAACCTTGCCTCCAGACCTACAGTTCAAggcaaaaaaaaagtttatga